From a single Fulvivirga ulvae genomic region:
- a CDS encoding hydantoinase B/oxoprolinase family protein, with amino-acid sequence MWQISIDTGGTFTDCLGLSPEGQLKRLKILSSSNLRGLITQQVAPNILKANFNWHIREDIFEGFEFEILESKERSTIQSIDFNESIIKLQSPVKMERTAKFQISSNEEVPVLAARLLTSTPLKKPLPALSMRLGSTRGTNALLERKGTDVLFITTRGFKDLIRIGNQQRPELFALNIVKPRPLYKNVIEVNERIDRDGNILQETDEYNLKQKLSAVPENMSVAIALMNSYKNPCHEQQLERLLLDIGFKYVSCSSSLSGNIKILPRAETTIANAYLLPIISNYIRGIEKHIRKGKLHVMTSAGAVVNADVFTPKDSLLSGPAGGIVGAKTVAEKSGFHEVLTFDMGGTSTDVAVYNNGYDYQYETKVGDAHILSPCLSIETIAAGGGSVCSFTKGVLTVGPESAGAMPGPACYGAGGPLTITDLNLLSGRLVEGNFSIPLNKKHAERALKNVIDELRAQGAEPDEAELLNSFLTIANEKMAEAIKKVSVRKGYEPKNYTLVTYGGAGGQHSCALAELLNIQSILIPYDAGLLSAYGISQADIEAFAEKQLLTGLNAALPAMDKRWKELQQHAFTKLEKQDVEAKNIHVKKKLAYLRYRGQENTVEIEVEAGCDYYQAFKNSYKKIYGHWIEGQSVEVESIKLIASSKKAKEDVTDRSITKYTPKASGKQQCLTNIGWQEAQTHVWEELKPGATIQGPAIVVSQNCTVFIEANWHFLLDKNNHAIMKRTSGSSDQKEISTPEAASIELFKNRFIGIVEEMGALLERTSFSVNVKERLDFSCALLDANGELIVNAPHIPVHLGSMGICVRKVKESMAIEEGDVVITNHPAYGGSHLPDITLISGVFENGELAGYVANRAHHAEIGGKTPGSMPTDATQLDQEGVIIEPMYLAKKGSFYWDDIKDLLTQAPYPSRAVDENIADLKGGVAALQAGITGLKNLCSAYSAYAVKEHMHMLKSYVSSKLLQNVEPLFGQTFTAAETLDDGSRLQVSININEDKIIFDFTGTSEVHPKNLNATEAIVSSVVLYVLRLLMNEDLPLNEGLLQKVEMKIPTCMLSPNFEHLSLPPAVVGGNTEVSQRLTDTLLKALKLSACSQGTMNNLLFGDDSFGYYETICGGTGAGNGFHGQDAVHQHMTNTRITDPEIMEWRYPVRLDKFEIRENSGGKGHWLGGNGIIREITFLKPLEMTILSQHRVQSPYGLEGGEDGKCGKQYIITNKGKVEMLNGIDSRKLHTGDKLVVETPGGGGYGKF; translated from the coding sequence ATGTGGCAAATTTCTATAGACACCGGAGGGACATTCACTGATTGCCTGGGGCTTTCCCCGGAGGGGCAGCTTAAGAGGCTAAAAATTCTCAGCAGCAGCAATTTAAGAGGTTTGATAACCCAACAAGTGGCGCCCAACATACTTAAAGCCAACTTTAACTGGCACATTCGGGAGGATATTTTTGAGGGTTTTGAATTTGAAATTCTCGAAAGCAAAGAACGGTCAACTATCCAAAGTATCGACTTTAATGAGAGCATTATAAAATTACAGTCTCCCGTAAAAATGGAACGGACAGCTAAATTCCAGATTTCTTCAAACGAAGAAGTTCCAGTACTTGCTGCACGTCTTCTTACCTCAACTCCATTGAAAAAGCCCTTACCCGCCTTGAGCATGAGACTTGGCTCTACAAGAGGAACCAATGCCCTGCTTGAAAGAAAAGGGACTGATGTACTATTTATTACCACCAGGGGCTTTAAAGATCTTATCCGTATAGGAAATCAACAACGGCCGGAGCTTTTTGCTTTAAATATTGTAAAACCCAGGCCTTTGTATAAAAATGTTATAGAGGTCAACGAAAGAATAGACAGAGACGGTAACATACTGCAGGAAACCGATGAATATAACCTGAAACAGAAGTTATCAGCCGTACCAGAAAATATGTCTGTTGCCATAGCATTGATGAACAGCTACAAAAATCCTTGCCATGAACAGCAGCTTGAAAGGTTATTATTGGATATTGGTTTCAAATATGTTAGTTGCTCTTCTTCGCTATCGGGCAATATCAAAATTTTGCCGAGAGCGGAAACCACAATAGCTAACGCTTATTTGTTACCTATCATTAGTAATTATATCCGGGGTATTGAAAAGCACATTCGCAAAGGTAAGCTACATGTAATGACCAGTGCCGGAGCCGTGGTAAATGCTGACGTTTTCACTCCAAAAGATAGTCTTTTAAGTGGTCCTGCGGGTGGCATTGTTGGTGCCAAAACAGTAGCAGAAAAATCAGGCTTTCATGAAGTACTCACTTTTGATATGGGGGGCACGAGTACAGATGTAGCGGTATACAACAATGGTTATGATTATCAATATGAAACCAAGGTAGGGGATGCCCATATTCTGAGCCCATGCCTTTCTATAGAAACCATAGCGGCGGGAGGTGGGTCAGTCTGCTCATTTACCAAGGGGGTGCTTACCGTCGGGCCTGAAAGTGCCGGAGCTATGCCAGGTCCTGCCTGTTATGGTGCAGGAGGCCCTTTAACCATAACTGATCTTAACCTACTCAGTGGGCGGTTAGTAGAGGGTAACTTCAGTATTCCTCTGAATAAAAAACATGCTGAACGTGCTTTAAAAAATGTTATTGATGAACTGCGTGCACAAGGAGCTGAACCTGACGAAGCTGAACTTCTAAACTCATTTCTGACGATAGCCAACGAAAAAATGGCAGAAGCCATTAAAAAGGTGTCCGTAAGGAAGGGTTATGAACCTAAAAACTATACACTGGTAACCTACGGCGGAGCTGGCGGACAGCACTCCTGTGCCCTTGCAGAGCTTTTGAACATCCAATCTATCCTCATTCCTTATGATGCAGGGCTGCTTAGCGCATATGGCATTAGCCAGGCAGATATTGAAGCTTTTGCCGAAAAGCAATTATTGACCGGTTTAAATGCTGCATTGCCCGCTATGGATAAAAGATGGAAAGAGTTACAACAACATGCTTTTACCAAACTGGAAAAACAAGATGTGGAGGCCAAAAATATACATGTGAAGAAAAAGTTGGCTTATCTGCGCTATCGCGGGCAGGAAAATACTGTTGAAATAGAGGTAGAAGCCGGATGCGATTATTATCAGGCTTTTAAAAATTCCTACAAAAAAATTTATGGACACTGGATCGAGGGACAATCAGTGGAAGTGGAATCCATTAAACTCATAGCTTCATCCAAAAAGGCAAAGGAAGATGTGACTGACAGAAGTATTACCAAATACACTCCTAAGGCTAGCGGAAAACAACAATGCCTGACAAATATTGGCTGGCAAGAAGCACAAACCCATGTATGGGAAGAGTTGAAACCAGGGGCCACCATCCAGGGACCAGCTATTGTGGTCAGTCAGAATTGTACCGTTTTTATCGAAGCCAACTGGCATTTTTTATTAGATAAAAACAACCATGCGATCATGAAAAGAACTTCCGGCAGCTCTGATCAAAAAGAAATTTCAACTCCTGAAGCCGCAAGTATTGAGCTTTTCAAAAACAGATTTATCGGCATAGTAGAAGAGATGGGGGCTTTGTTGGAAAGAACTTCATTTTCTGTTAATGTTAAGGAAAGGCTCGATTTCTCCTGTGCATTGCTGGATGCCAATGGCGAGCTAATTGTAAATGCTCCTCATATTCCCGTGCATCTGGGCAGCATGGGTATTTGCGTGCGGAAGGTAAAAGAGAGTATGGCAATTGAAGAGGGTGATGTTGTTATCACAAATCATCCTGCTTATGGAGGTTCTCACTTGCCTGATATTACACTCATCAGTGGTGTGTTCGAAAATGGAGAGCTTGCGGGCTATGTAGCCAACAGAGCGCATCATGCCGAAATAGGAGGCAAAACGCCTGGCTCTATGCCCACAGATGCTACTCAACTGGATCAGGAGGGGGTGATAATTGAACCTATGTACCTGGCAAAAAAGGGAAGCTTTTACTGGGATGACATTAAAGATCTGCTTACTCAGGCTCCTTATCCGTCGCGTGCAGTTGATGAAAACATTGCTGATCTTAAAGGTGGTGTAGCTGCGCTTCAGGCTGGAATAACTGGTTTAAAAAACCTATGCTCCGCCTATTCAGCATATGCCGTCAAGGAGCATATGCATATGCTAAAAAGCTATGTGAGCAGCAAGCTGCTACAAAATGTAGAACCATTGTTCGGTCAAACTTTTACCGCTGCAGAAACTCTGGATGATGGAAGTCGTCTCCAGGTTTCCATTAATATCAACGAGGATAAAATAATCTTTGATTTCACTGGCACGAGTGAAGTGCATCCTAAAAATCTCAACGCAACCGAAGCCATAGTTAGCAGTGTGGTGCTTTATGTGCTGCGCCTGCTTATGAATGAAGACCTGCCTTTAAATGAAGGCCTTCTTCAAAAAGTCGAAATGAAGATCCCCACATGCATGCTTAGCCCCAACTTTGAGCACCTCTCTTTGCCACCTGCTGTGGTTGGTGGCAATACTGAGGTCAGTCAACGGCTCACGGACACCCTGCTAAAGGCACTCAAATTATCTGCCTGTAGTCAGGGTACTATGAACAACCTCCTGTTTGGCGATGATAGCTTTGGTTACTACGAAACCATATGTGGTGGCACCGGTGCAGGAAATGGCTTTCATGGGCAGGATGCCGTACACCAGCATATGACCAACACTCGCATAACTGACCCTGAAATTATGGAATGGCGCTATCCGGTAAGGCTGGATAAATTTGAGATCAGGGAAAACTCCGGTGGCAAGGGGCATTGGCTTGGGGGTAATGGCATTATCCGGGAAATAACCTTTCTCAAACCATTGGAAATGACAATTCTTTCACAGCATAGAGTACAAAGCCCGTACGGCCTTGAAGGTGGTGAAGATGGCAAGTGTGGTAAGCAATATATAATAACCAATAAGGGTAAGGTGGAAATGCTCAATGGCATTGATAGCAGAAAACTACATACGGGCGATAAACTCGTAGTTGAAACGCCCGGAGGAGGTGGTTACGGAAAATTTTAA
- a CDS encoding DUF4230 domain-containing protein produces MRLIIKLFPWLVIILLGAWVYITYKSDQKIETIINRSAILQEVEALGKLELVKYNFKEITEVTEVSKEYFRLFKLGPDSKIALISEGHAVGCIDLTKIKESDLVLEDDTLYINLPSPEICYYKLDMENTRIYSLQTNPMKNEKEFIQKAYKHAEREIKASALNSGILEQTRENAEIILKPLLEQVSGHKVVLITRVEEVKINLE; encoded by the coding sequence ATGCGATTGATTATAAAGTTATTTCCATGGTTGGTTATTATCCTTCTGGGTGCATGGGTGTATATCACCTATAAGTCAGATCAGAAAATAGAGACTATTATCAACCGGAGTGCCATACTCCAGGAGGTGGAAGCTCTGGGAAAGCTGGAGTTGGTAAAGTATAATTTCAAGGAAATAACTGAAGTGACCGAGGTTAGCAAAGAATATTTTCGATTGTTTAAGTTGGGGCCGGATTCGAAAATAGCACTGATCAGCGAAGGCCATGCCGTAGGGTGCATTGATCTTACAAAAATAAAGGAGAGTGACTTGGTGCTGGAGGATGATACACTGTACATCAACCTGCCGTCTCCGGAAATTTGCTATTACAAGCTGGACATGGAGAATACCCGTATTTACTCTCTGCAGACTAATCCTATGAAGAATGAAAAGGAATTCATTCAAAAAGCATATAAGCATGCTGAGAGGGAAATTAAAGCTTCAGCGCTAAATTCCGGAATACTGGAGCAAACCCGTGAAAATGCAGAAATTATTTTGAAGCCCTTGTTGGAGCAGGTCAGTGGACATAAAGTTGTGCTTATTACCCGGGTGGAGGAGGTTAAAATTAACTTAGAATAA
- a CDS encoding LysE family transporter, which translates to MTLIFLIAFIFSFLGSIPPGSINLSVIQLSLDGKLSAAFRFALAAALIEFPYAFIAVQFEGWITSSPVIIDNFKLIAASVMIILGVINLWPRKKSPSKIMEAIRNSGFRKGVVISLLNPLAIPFWVGITAYLNHQGWIKLESVDQVFIYVSGISVGTFFLLALLALLAKRLRPLIAENELIKIIPGIVFLLLGSYALLQHFGLF; encoded by the coding sequence TTGACACTAATTTTTCTAATAGCATTCATTTTCAGTTTCTTAGGTTCTATCCCCCCGGGGTCTATCAATCTGAGTGTAATACAACTTTCTCTGGATGGTAAACTCAGTGCAGCATTTCGGTTTGCCCTTGCAGCTGCCCTTATTGAGTTTCCATACGCATTTATCGCGGTGCAATTTGAAGGGTGGATCACCTCGTCGCCCGTGATCATTGATAACTTCAAACTTATTGCTGCATCAGTCATGATCATTTTAGGAGTTATTAATTTATGGCCCCGTAAAAAATCACCCTCTAAAATAATGGAAGCAATTCGTAACAGCGGATTCAGAAAGGGAGTTGTTATCAGCTTATTAAACCCGCTGGCCATTCCTTTCTGGGTTGGTATCACGGCATATCTCAACCATCAGGGATGGATCAAACTTGAGTCTGTAGATCAGGTATTTATTTATGTATCGGGAATTTCCGTTGGCACCTTCTTTCTTCTGGCCTTGCTGGCTTTATTGGCCAAAAGGCTACGGCCCCTGATTGCAGAAAACGAACTCATTAAAATAATACCCGGTATCGTTTTCCTGCTACTGGGCTCGTATGCTCTTCTCCAGCACTTCGGGTTATTCTAA
- a CDS encoding DinB family protein gives MKLIRACKDILDQLAGVVREIRDEDFSKQVPTLNNSTIGQHIRHTLEFFICLKNNSASGIINYDNRNHDQLIETDKHLALNTINELSVFFTANSENKPLKLAANYCLNNDQTELIETNFLRELAYNIEHAIHHMAIIKIGVKEIAPYIELPPHFGVAVSTIKFQKNRLPSTTRV, from the coding sequence ATGAAATTAATTCGTGCTTGTAAAGATATTCTCGACCAATTGGCCGGTGTGGTCAGAGAAATAAGAGATGAGGACTTTAGTAAACAAGTACCAACTTTAAACAACTCTACCATAGGTCAGCATATCCGCCACACGTTGGAGTTCTTCATTTGCCTGAAAAACAATAGTGCTTCCGGCATTATTAATTATGACAATCGTAATCATGATCAACTCATTGAAACTGATAAGCACCTTGCTTTAAATACAATAAATGAACTTTCAGTTTTCTTTACTGCCAATAGCGAGAATAAGCCACTAAAACTGGCCGCAAACTATTGTTTAAATAATGATCAGACGGAATTGATAGAAACCAATTTTCTCAGGGAACTGGCTTACAACATTGAGCATGCGATCCATCATATGGCAATTATAAAAATCGGCGTGAAGGAAATAGCCCCTTATATTGAACTTCCACCACATTTTGGTGTAGCGGTTTCAACCATTAAGTTTCAAAAAAACAGGCTGCCTTCGACCACTCGGGTATAG
- a CDS encoding YHS domain-containing (seleno)protein: MRSIITFIIIIIAAGNGFSQDNKHFNTKKGVAIEGYDPVSYFNNSPQQGKEAISHIYRGVTYLFSTEKNRQKFINAPENYIPEYGGWCAYAIGDNGKKVKIDPETYKIKDGKLYLFYNFGGYNTLNDWNIDETVLLKSADANWKKITQ, translated from the coding sequence ATGAGATCCATAATTACATTTATCATCATAATTATTGCAGCGGGAAATGGTTTTTCGCAGGACAATAAACATTTTAACACAAAAAAGGGTGTTGCAATAGAGGGATATGACCCGGTAAGCTACTTCAACAACAGCCCGCAGCAAGGGAAGGAAGCTATCAGCCATATATACAGAGGTGTAACGTATTTATTCTCTACTGAAAAAAACCGTCAAAAATTCATCAATGCCCCTGAGAACTACATCCCCGAATACGGAGGTTGGTGTGCATATGCCATAGGTGATAATGGTAAAAAGGTGAAGATAGACCCTGAGACCTATAAAATCAAAGATGGAAAGCTTTACCTTTTCTATAATTTTGGTGGTTACAACACACTTAATGACTGGAACATAGATGAGACTGTACTGCTTAAATCGGCAGACGCCAACTGGAAGAAAATCACCCAATAA
- a CDS encoding regulatory protein RecX, with amino-acid sequence MKPKRTLTVKEAKLKAADYCAYQERTQQQVRDKLFDLGLSNDEVEDVLTDLITEGFINEERFAISYAGGKFRMKKWGRVKIAHHLKALKISDYCINRALAEIDEDDYRTGLKLLLEKKRVTVSGENQFVIGKKLAAFLIQKGYEPELVWDLIREL; translated from the coding sequence ATGAAACCCAAGCGTACTTTAACGGTAAAAGAAGCCAAACTGAAGGCTGCGGATTATTGCGCTTACCAGGAAAGGACCCAACAACAGGTTCGTGATAAGCTATTTGACCTTGGTCTTAGTAACGACGAGGTTGAAGATGTGCTTACTGACCTGATCACTGAGGGTTTTATCAATGAAGAAAGGTTTGCTATCAGCTATGCCGGTGGTAAATTTCGAATGAAAAAATGGGGCAGGGTTAAAATCGCCCATCACCTTAAAGCACTTAAAATATCTGATTACTGTATTAATCGCGCCCTGGCAGAAATCGATGAAGATGATTATCGGACAGGGTTAAAACTACTTCTGGAAAAAAAACGGGTAACTGTAAGTGGCGAAAATCAATTCGTCATAGGTAAAAAATTAGCGGCTTTTCTGATACAAAAGGGATATGAACCAGAGCTGGTCTGGGATCTTATTCGCGAATTGTAA
- a CDS encoding YcxB family protein — translation MIVKTKKYKLESGTYIKLALKNVLKQQWWVFLIALAICAGYLWIPNMWWLIGAGIALVLYVLFWLIQFAGVTQLEQTKMLFEKLAYEINSQQILVKLNAKQGMPIKWDQIKKANVAKDHFVLVVNKAQLIHLPYKIFNNDNDRKFVESILKRKGLIKS, via the coding sequence ATGATCGTAAAAACTAAGAAGTACAAACTTGAAAGTGGTACTTATATTAAACTGGCGTTAAAAAATGTACTAAAGCAGCAATGGTGGGTATTTTTGATCGCACTGGCCATATGTGCAGGATATTTATGGATCCCAAATATGTGGTGGCTTATCGGTGCAGGCATAGCACTGGTACTTTACGTACTTTTCTGGCTTATCCAGTTTGCCGGTGTTACTCAGCTGGAGCAAACCAAAATGCTCTTTGAAAAACTGGCTTACGAGATCAACAGCCAGCAGATATTGGTAAAACTCAACGCCAAACAGGGAATGCCTATTAAGTGGGATCAAATTAAAAAAGCTAATGTAGCCAAAGATCACTTCGTTTTAGTAGTTAACAAGGCCCAGCTTATCCACTTACCTTACAAAATATTCAATAACGACAACGACAGAAAGTTTGTTGAAAGCATACTGAAACGAAAAGGCCTGATAAAATCCTAA
- the nadC gene encoding carboxylating nicotinate-nucleotide diphosphorylase has translation MELSYLSEQAIHKFVTEALKEDVGDGDHSSLAAIPASSKSKAQLLIKDDGIIAGISLAEKIFNQFDNTLNVKTLISDGESVKKGDIGLTVEGSARSILTCERLVLNCMQRMSGIATYTYEMMALIKGTKAKLLDTRKTTPNFRLAEKWAVAIGGGTNHRFGLYDMVMLKDNHIDFAGGIEKAIKATRQYLAETGRNLRIEVETRNLQEVEEVVNVGGVDIIMLDNMIPSVMKDAIKIIDGKYQTEASGGITERNIREVAECEVDFISVGALTHSVKSMDISLKAV, from the coding sequence ATGGAATTAAGCTATTTGTCTGAGCAGGCGATTCATAAATTTGTAACAGAAGCGTTAAAAGAGGATGTGGGCGACGGCGATCATTCTTCTTTGGCAGCCATTCCGGCTTCAAGCAAGAGTAAAGCTCAGCTTTTAATTAAGGATGACGGCATCATTGCAGGTATTTCTTTAGCAGAAAAAATCTTTAACCAGTTTGACAATACATTAAATGTCAAAACCCTGATTAGCGATGGAGAAAGCGTTAAAAAGGGCGATATAGGTTTAACCGTGGAAGGCTCAGCCAGATCCATCCTGACATGTGAGAGGCTGGTGTTGAACTGCATGCAGCGCATGAGTGGCATCGCAACCTACACATATGAAATGATGGCTCTGATAAAAGGGACAAAAGCCAAACTTCTGGACACCAGAAAGACCACACCAAACTTCAGGCTTGCAGAAAAATGGGCGGTAGCCATAGGAGGCGGCACTAATCATCGCTTTGGCCTTTACGACATGGTCATGCTCAAGGACAACCATATTGATTTTGCAGGAGGAATAGAAAAAGCAATAAAAGCAACCAGGCAATATCTTGCCGAAACCGGCCGTAATCTCAGAATCGAGGTGGAAACCAGAAATCTTCAGGAGGTGGAAGAGGTTGTAAACGTGGGAGGGGTTGATATTATTATGCTCGACAATATGATCCCATCAGTAATGAAGGATGCCATAAAGATTATAGACGGGAAATATCAGACCGAAGCTAGTGGTGGCATTACCGAAAGGAACATCAGGGAGGTGGCTGAATGTGAGGTAGATTTTATATCTGTCGGTGCACTGACTCATTCAGTTAAAAGCATGGATATCAGTCTCAAAGCCGTATAG
- a CDS encoding DUF4783 domain-containing protein yields the protein MKFRTGRILLSVAFVLLITNLGFAQGEIINDVKEAIKTGSSKEIARFLNQSVDVTLDGNMQSYSKTQAEYVLKDFFKNNPPSSFTIVHQGASKGGLPYAIGQYISKGETYRVWVRIKDTGNKYLIHEISFIKE from the coding sequence ATGAAATTCAGAACGGGAAGAATATTGTTAAGTGTCGCTTTTGTGCTTTTAATTACAAATCTTGGCTTTGCACAGGGGGAAATTATCAATGATGTCAAAGAAGCTATTAAAACGGGTAGCTCAAAGGAAATTGCAAGGTTTTTAAATCAGAGTGTGGATGTAACGCTTGATGGCAACATGCAGAGTTACAGTAAAACCCAGGCAGAATATGTACTCAAAGACTTTTTCAAAAACAACCCGCCATCCAGCTTTACCATTGTCCATCAGGGAGCTTCAAAGGGAGGTTTGCCTTACGCTATAGGTCAGTATATTTCTAAAGGAGAAACCTATCGGGTGTGGGTAAGAATTAAAGATACCGGCAATAAATACCTGATCCATGAGATCAGTTTCATAAAAGAATAG
- a CDS encoding M14 metallopeptidase family protein: MKKILVLAAIISTLISLVHAQKFGLKYYLPQQASYNPEIPTPQQVIGHEIGEWHISHDRLVNYMYKLAEASDRIQIKEYAQTFEARPLLILTISSKKNISNIEEIKGKHAQLANSETSGQLDLRNMPAVVYMGYSVHGNEASGSNAALLVAYHLAAAQGSEIEKLLDETVILLDPSFNPDGLQRFSGWVNSRKSHNISADPNNMEQNEAWPGGRTNHYWFDLNRDWLPAQLPESRGRVALFHEWKPNVLTDHHEMGTNSTFFFQPGIPSRNNPLTPKNTYTLTSKMGEYHAKALDDIGSLYYTKESYDDYYYGKGSTYPDINGGVGVLFEQASSRGHAQESIHGILEFPFTIRNQVTTSFSTLKAVNEMRADFLEHQRNFYQEAALEAQKDQNKAYIFASKDEYRSYHLAQLISRHQINIYHPKKPMEVNGFSFSADQLYVVPLSQPQYRLIKAMFETRTEFQDSLFYDISTWTLPLAFGMEYEVLSAKTFNNNLLGQPFSAEQKPAGKIIGQQSPYAYAFEWYGYYAPKLLNELLKRGYSLKVGNEVFNGADGKQFARGSIIIPVGIQDKTSDAIYNTLSQLAIETGIDIYALTTGLDYNGVSLGSRSFDKVQKPKIMMLVGEGVTPYDAGEVWHLMDQRYDIDLSLVPINEFSRIDMDKYNTLIMVNGRYNDISTPAKDKLKTWLQNGGTIVASKNALKFLASSGFGKFEFEKLSDKDSLTIRKYADISETEGAREIGGAIFETKVDTTHPLLYGYYKPTLPIFRNSRLFLKKADNSFANPILYSDSPLLSGYISKGNLDLLKGTSAVGISNYGKGVIIGFTDNLNFRAFWHGTNKIFMNAVFFGPNINRAAGR, encoded by the coding sequence ATGAAAAAAATACTAGTATTAGCGGCTATAATTAGCACGTTGATCTCTCTTGTTCATGCTCAGAAGTTTGGTTTGAAATATTACCTTCCTCAACAGGCATCATATAACCCCGAAATACCTACTCCCCAACAGGTGATAGGCCATGAAATTGGTGAATGGCATATCAGCCATGACAGGTTGGTCAATTATATGTACAAGCTTGCTGAGGCTTCGGACAGGATACAGATAAAAGAATATGCTCAGACCTTTGAAGCACGCCCATTGCTGATCCTGACTATCTCATCTAAAAAGAATATAAGCAATATTGAAGAGATAAAAGGAAAGCATGCTCAGTTAGCAAATTCAGAAACGTCAGGACAGCTGGATCTCAGAAATATGCCAGCCGTGGTTTATATGGGTTACAGTGTTCATGGCAATGAAGCCAGCGGTAGCAATGCCGCACTTCTGGTAGCCTACCACCTGGCAGCGGCGCAAGGCTCCGAAATAGAAAAGCTGCTGGATGAAACTGTTATCCTTCTTGACCCAAGCTTTAACCCGGACGGTTTGCAGAGGTTTTCGGGGTGGGTCAATTCGAGGAAAAGTCATAATATATCTGCCGACCCTAATAATATGGAGCAGAATGAAGCCTGGCCTGGAGGCAGGACTAATCATTATTGGTTTGACCTTAACCGGGACTGGTTACCTGCGCAGTTACCTGAATCCCGGGGAAGGGTAGCGCTATTTCATGAATGGAAACCAAATGTACTTACTGACCACCATGAGATGGGAACTAATTCTACATTCTTTTTCCAACCAGGAATACCCTCCAGAAACAACCCTCTGACACCAAAAAATACTTATACGCTGACCAGTAAAATGGGTGAGTATCATGCTAAGGCCCTAGATGATATCGGTTCGCTATATTACACCAAAGAGAGTTATGATGACTATTATTATGGTAAGGGCTCAACGTATCCTGACATCAACGGAGGAGTAGGGGTACTTTTTGAGCAAGCAAGCTCCCGCGGACACGCTCAGGAAAGTATTCATGGTATTCTGGAATTTCCGTTTACAATAAGAAACCAGGTCACCACAAGTTTTTCCACATTAAAGGCTGTCAATGAAATGAGAGCAGACTTTTTGGAACATCAAAGAAACTTTTATCAGGAAGCAGCTCTGGAGGCTCAGAAGGATCAAAACAAGGCTTACATTTTTGCTTCCAAAGATGAATATCGCAGCTATCATCTTGCTCAGCTTATATCCAGACATCAGATCAACATCTATCATCCTAAAAAGCCTATGGAAGTTAATGGTTTCAGTTTTTCAGCAGATCAGCTTTACGTGGTGCCATTGAGCCAGCCTCAATACCGGTTAATAAAGGCAATGTTTGAGACCCGCACTGAATTTCAGGATAGTTTGTTCTACGATATTTCCACCTGGACATTGCCACTTGCATTCGGTATGGAATACGAGGTATTAAGTGCCAAGACTTTTAACAACAATCTCCTGGGACAACCATTTAGCGCGGAACAAAAACCAGCGGGAAAAATAATAGGACAACAATCACCTTATGCATATGCATTTGAATGGTATGGATATTATGCTCCTAAACTATTGAATGAGCTTCTTAAAAGGGGATACAGCCTTAAAGTTGGTAACGAAGTGTTTAATGGGGCTGATGGGAAGCAATTTGCCAGAGGGTCAATAATAATCCCAGTCGGCATACAAGATAAAACCAGCGACGCTATTTATAATACTTTATCTCAGCTTGCCATAGAAACGGGCATTGATATCTATGCCTTAACTACAGGGCTTGATTATAACGGTGTGAGTCTTGGAAGCAGAAGTTTTGACAAGGTACAGAAGCCGAAGATTATGATGCTGGTTGGTGAGGGTGTCACTCCATATGATGCCGGTGAGGTGTGGCACCTGATGGACCAACGCTATGACATAGACCTTTCTCTCGTCCCGATCAACGAATTTAGCCGCATTGATATGGATAAATACAATACACTTATCATGGTCAATGGGCGATATAATGATATTTCGACTCCTGCAAAGGACAAGTTAAAAACATGGCTGCAAAACGGTGGTACTATCGTTGCAAGTAAAAATGCATTGAAATTCCTGGCCTCTTCCGGATTCGGAAAGTTTGAATTCGAAAAGCTAAGCGACAAAGACTCTCTTACCATAAGAAAATATGCCGACATCAGTGAAACCGAGGGGGCCAGGGAAATCGGCGGTGCCATTTTCGAAACTAAAGTAGATACCACCCACCCTCTGTTATATGGCTACTATAAGCCAACACTCCCTATTTTCAGAAATAGCAGATTGTTTTTAAAAAAAGCCGATAACTCATTCGCTAATCCAATACTTTATTCAGATTCACCGCTGTTAAGTGGTTACATTTCCAAGGGTAACCTTGATTTACTAAAGGGCACATCAGCGGTTGGTATAAGCAACTATGGTAAAGGAGTAATAATTGGTTTTACGGATAACCTCAACTTCAGGGCTTTTTGGCATGGCACCAACAAAATATTTATGAATGCCGTTTTCTTCGGTCCTAACATTAATCGTGCTGCCGGCCGGTAG